Proteins from one Candida orthopsilosis Co 90-125, chromosome 2 draft sequence genomic window:
- a CDS encoding Vps13 protein (vacuolar protein sorting-associated): MFESLVANLINRFLGSYIENFDPKQLNIGIWSGDVKLRNLRLKKESLDKFKLPIDVKFGHLGELTLQIPWSNLKSKPVRIIIEDLYVLASPIILQDYDEEDDEKRQQALKESRLKDLEAILEAKGEELGRDLADETFAESLVKKIVDNLQVTIKKIHVRYEDQSVLTEKPYTLGLSLEELSAVSTDENWKPSFIAITQAFTRKLLTLKSLYCYMETKDPQLYSDLDKEGQLKEFKATNDCQEYLMKPISGNGKLTIHKLGATELHPHLDTDLFFEEFGLELNEQQYEDILWTASKFRWYSKTAKFRKFRPKVPPSEDPKAWFKYAAECVLNEIHEKNYKWSWDHFAKRRDERKDYIKLWKLKLEKKLNEDEQKQLQNLEQTLSFDDIKLYRSLARNELRKEGSKAKLYDTESAEKNEQQRKGWFSGWWGGGNTTTQGDEQQKTMGADGEHIDLSLTDDQRKTLYDTIDYDEEAEISTVDLPDDCVKVRVSAALNKGGLVVRRNDRTNLADVAFEGCKAHFYQRPNSFLAGFQMLEFKVEDGTGSSIYNHVVSVKQAIPNADSGKSESSTPFFQIQYEQNPLDGSADSKLLGSLKSMTIFYNSKFIEELIRFFTPPKIHLDTVGAIMNAAESTVEGLTSQTRMGLEYALEEHKTINVNLDLQTPLLIMPLDPSSYKSPVAILDAGHINVVSELVEKSKIKEYKDKEKYTEDDWKSLNELLYDQFKFSLEDAQFFVGHTIKSTMEQLYSHDKPRPALMLDNFNVNFNLGLSILPDAQNLAKIRLGGNVPKLQLAMNDFQYKTILSILDAAIPETAFDSSDESSVFEAYGDDHSGQEIDIDDDSLKEDTKENDLHKSTSSEQHLIELKFGIDFIKLNLSRCIDGHTLEAEPLIEIVGNALELNLYRTETDLHMNLGLLDFNILDHIEKSKKEEFQKLITSNTDKNSTKKLIDVEYNRRLRVVDFNNKKIEVYDQDIDLHLATLKFVITRKSVLSILTFCLNTFTDPNQEPTPADELNHNPEDTDEAPQKINMKLSLDSVIMVLNEDGVKLATFSLNAAQIKILLLPEAMDVSGSLGALSLLDELEHNSDNSPRHLIQMDENDLAKFSYKTFDLHGEKPSELKFNVSAISVNFVESSFNRIVKYGNQFMQMKAIYDRTRKAAINQATQLPNKLKFDVLVQGPMITFPVGNTGLDKVVANLGEIYAHNEYQGDLNVISVGIRNVQLLSDFQAHEVKQNLKVIDDLDVSFDINWSENYTKDTPTFEITGKMPELDVHLTELQVKLLTDISNSVATAFNMDGESSGMEEIEEEAAFANEVLKHNTKAIQGDKDTSDKKKPEETSLVPEIPSDHVMAKVTFEVPRISLSLYNNTADLSDIKQAQLSSFSLNEVKINFNSKQDTSFRANLAIKSFVVEDTRQHTESKFPVIIPAADDVENQFSLQVSSDIVAESKSLALILTVEKPKAILALDYLFDLQAFFDIAIPSTEKPSVDKNQPRKSVTSIPEVKNTTQNVQTHFGFSVNIIKPSIFLLADDTKADTEAIAFKVEQISISKQNIISLATSKVGLYLTRMDNPKNSRYRIIDDFSISFAYDDRRSSPGNYLDSVEASIDPLVIRVSVRDVRLGLAILQRVNDLYAKHQDTLNARNADNKSISNSIEDESLSTSASQQLVKGESDQITGSEIVKGEELTASFGGLRFVLIGDVSELPVLDMNVNPFEVRAINWSTDLSAEIHLETFVNIFNYSKSAWEPLIETWPIAIYASKTQDPNSKLFLECVSREVAQVTVTSRSVALLSQVQYLLSSDEKLKPRGEDYPFLIVNDTGLDLTVWTNGNKAETETKVKYGESKPWAFEDWRKIRENLDVNTANTLDVAFDNGEYEDLEHLSAAKEGEDLHVLYPAVEGVHNRLSVLISLREDNVKVITLRSTIVLENDSEVPITVEILDEERAEIQIESKSALSVPINLAYSGKFRVKPKLHTSYDWSEGEIYWKDAMESELSLRCPAMTRGDTSVFNFQAKAVFDRNEPLAQVYPHMKFVISAPLEIENLLPYDFDYRLYDKNSRREWTGSVKKGVKSYVHVVSLKNLLLLSIQPRNCNYSKSEFAVINGGSRSDFRRENTLKLKGEDILRLNIFYPRKQADSTSLKVVIYSPYVILNRSNLNIIANEKNNQFVSLAKTSSSEQIYPTMFSFFKLDDRKNRAIIKTEETVWSRPMSFDAIGQASELRLQLLGKQKEINLGVTISEGEGIYNLTKTITITPRYVVINKLSESISLAEEGSIKEINTMPDALLPLYGLRCVDKKNLIMKLGQTSRWSQPFCIDNVGQLYIKVQKSNVGQVLVKVTMLLEDATMFVHIENANNQWPYSIKNYTNEEFYIYQTNPNINADGEIVKRDTVYKPIYYRVPPKSVMPYAYDYPNGLVKEIIVRSHGRERGVNLAEIGNLRPFRLPSTDSQSQQIVDLNVVADGPTQCLVITDYDPSQSLYQIKNETASSSSLPSNQDQFVEADIEDNYHTKVVTNFDGLGISLINTRDQELCYVTLRGIEFRYNESNLYQNFSAKLKWVQIDNQLYGGIFPIILYPSVIPKTGKELNEHPALSASICRVKDDSHGVVFIKYATTLMQELNFELDEDFLFAMLDFVKFPGASWNKEQVNRLCDDNLDIPEPSKLSNSSDIYFEALHLQPIQANISFVRTERLNAEDKTNSQNTVMFFLNILTMAIGNINDAPIKLNALFIENIRAPTPILVESIKTHYSQAFFYQLYNIVGSADFLGNPVGLFNLLSSGVMDIFYEPYQGYVLTDSPQELGIGLAKGGLSFMKKSVFGFSDSIAKVTGSIAKGLTVATMDSKFQERRRLQTRRNRANHAVYGFTTGANSFIEAVSSGIGGIAAAPLEGADEDGAAGFFKGIGKGIIGLPTKTAIGFFDLASNVSEGIRNTTTVFDGEKLDRIRLPRYINPDEVVKPYNEREAQGQFWMHGIDGGICWNHTYLAHLLLPGDEMAVLVTLKDIILFDIKTLQSRWVVRFDQVKSISVESTGLTIELKNRKGPFIPIPDRKNRTYLYQKIGIAVKEYNKFCRVTL; this comes from the coding sequence ATGTTTGAATCACTTGTAGCCAATTTAATCAATAGATTTCTCGGATCATACATTGAGAATTTTGATCCAAAGCAACTAAACATTGGAATATGGAGTGGTGATGTTAAACTTCGGAActtgagattgaaaaaggaaagTCTCgataaatttaaattacCAATCGATGTCAAGTTTGGGCACTTGGGAGAATTGACATTGCAAATTCCATGGTCGAATTTAAAGTCTAAACCAGTACGAATTATAATTGAAGATCTATATGTTTTAGCTTCTCCTATAATCTTGCAAGACTacgatgaagaagacgaTGAGAAAAGACAACAGGCTTTAAAGGAGTCGAGGTTGAAAGATCTAGAGGCAATTCTCGAAGCAAAAGGAGAGGAGTTGGGTAGAGATCTCGCAGATGAAACTTTTGCTGAGTCCTTGGTGAAGAAAATCGTTGATAATCTTCAAGTCACAATTAAGAAAATACACGTCAGGTATGAAGACCAATCTGTCTTGACGGAAAAACCATACACGTTGGGATTGTCATTAGAAGAGCTTTCAGCAGTCTCAACAGATGAGAATTGGAAGCCATCCTTCATAGCAATTACACAGGCTTTCACCAGAAAACTACTCacattgaaaagtttataCTGCTACATGGAAACTAAGGATCCACAATTGTATTCAGACCTTGACAAGGAAGGacaattgaaggaatttAAAGCCACAAATGATTGCCAAGAGTACTTGATGAAGCCAATAAGTGGTAACGGAAAACTTACTATTCATAAGCTCGGGGCTACTGAGTTGCATCCTCACTTGGACACAGATCTTTTCTTCGAGGAGTTTGGTTTAGAGTTGAACGAACAACAGTATGAAGATATTTTGTGGACTGCCTCAAAGTTCAGGTGGTATTCCAAAACAGCCAAATTTCGAAAATTTAGACCAAAAGTGCCACCTAGTGAGGATCCCAAAGCATGGTTCAAATATGCGGCTGAATGTGTGTTGAATGAAATACACGAAAAGAATTATAAATGGAGCTGGGatcattttgcaaaaagaagagacGAAAGGAAGGATTATATCAAATTGTGGAAGTTAAAGTTAGAAAAGAAGCTTAACGAAGATGAACAAAAACAGCTTCAGAACCTCGAACAGACGCTTTCCTTTGATGACATTAAGCTATACCGCTCACTTGCTAGGAATGAACTTAGAAAGGAAGGAAGTAAAGCAAAACTTTATGATACAGAGTCAGCCGAAAAGAATGAACAGCAGAGAAAAGGATGGTTCTCAGGCTGGTGGGGAGGAGGAAATACAACTACGCAAGGAGATGAACAACAGAAAACCATGGGCGCAGATGGAGAGCACATCGATCTTTCCTTGACCGACGACCAAAGAAAAACACTTTATGACACTATAGATTACGACGAGGAGGCTGAAATCTCAACCGTGGACCTTCCAGATGATTGTGTAAAAGTTCGCGTTTCAGCTGCATTGAATAAAGGAGGCTTGGTTGTGAGACGAAATGACCGGACGAATTTGGCCGATGTTGCATTTGAAGGTTGCAAAGCACATTTTTACCAAAGACCAAACTCCTTTCTTGCTGGCTTTCAAATGCTCGAGTTTAAGGTTGAAGATGGAACTGGCTCCAGTATCTACAATCATGTTGTAAGTGTCAAGCAAGCAATTCCCAACGCGGATTCAGGCAAAAGCGAATCTTCAACTccttttttccaaatacaatATGAACAGAATCCCCTCGATGGCTCAGCTGACTCGAAATTGTTAGGCTCGTTAAAGTCAATGACTATTTTCTACAATTCGAAATTCattgaagagttgattCGATTTTTCACGCCCCCCAAGATTCACTTAGATACCGTAGGGGCCATAATGAATGCTGCAGAATCTACAGTTGAAGGACTAACTTCCCAAACCAGAATGGGACTTGAGTACGCTCTTGAAGAACACAAAACAATTAATGTAAACTTGGATTTGCAAACACCATTATTGATCATGCCATTGGACCCATCTAGCTACAAATCTCCTGTGGCTATATTAGATGCAGGTCATATAAATGTTGTAAGCGAGTTGGTTGAAAAGTCCAAGATCAAGGAGTATAAAGATAAGGAAAAATATACTGAGGATGATTGGAAGAGCCTCAACGAATTATTATACGACCAATTCAAGTTTAGCTTAGAAGATGCTCAATTCTTTGTCGGTCATACAATCAAGTCAACAATGGAACAGCTTTATTCCCACGATAAACCAAGACCAGCTTTAATGCTCGATAATTTCAACgtaaatttcaatcttggcTTGTCAATTTTGCCGGATGCACaaaatttggcaaagaTTAGACTAGGGGGAAATGTTCCCAAGCTTCAGCTAGCCATGAATGACTTCCAGTATAAAACTATACTCAGCATACTTGATGCAGCTATTCCCGAAACTGCCTTTGATTCATCAGACGAGTCAAGTGTCTTTGAGGCATATGGTGATGACCATTCAggacaagaaattgatataGATGACGATCTGCTCAAGGAGGACACGAAGGAAAACGATTTACATAAGTCTACCAGCTCCGAGCAACACTTGATTGAACTAAAATTCGGCATTGATTTTATTAAGCtaaatttatcaagatGCATTGATGGACATACCTTGGAAGCAGAACCATTAATCGAAATAGTGGGTAATGCATTGGAATTAAATCTTTACCGAACCGAAACCGATCTACACATGAATTTGGGACTTTTAGATTTTAACATTTTAGACCATATCGAAAAGTCCAAAAAGGAGGAATTTCAGAAGCTCATCACCTCAAATACCGATAAGAATTCAACGAAAAAGTTGATCGACGTGGAGTACAACAGAAGGTTGAGAGTCGTGGActtcaataacaaaaagatTGAGGTTTATGATCAGGATATTGACCTCCACCTTGCaacattgaaatttgtcATCACAAGAAAGTCAGTTTTGAGTATTTTAACCTTTTGTTTGAATACATTCACAGACCCCAATCAAGAGCCAACACCCGCTGATGAATTAAATCATAATCCTGAAGACACAGATGAAGCTCCacaaaaaatcaatatgAAACTTAGCCTCGACAGTGTAATTATGGTACtcaatgaagatggtgtTAAATTGGCAACATTCCTGTTGAATGCTGCACAGATTAaaattttgcttttgcCGGAGGCAATGGATGTATCTGGTAGCTTGGGTGCTTTGTCTCTTCTTGATGAGTTGGAACATAATAGCGACAATTCGCCACGTCATTTGATACAAATGGATGAAAACGACTTGGCAAAATTTAGTTACAAGACCTTTGATTTGCATGGTGAAAAACCATCCGAGCTCAAGTTTAATGTGAGTGCTATCTCagtcaattttgttgaaagcTCCTTTAATAGAATAGTGAAATACGGTAATCAATTTATGCAAATGAAGGCGATTTACGATAGAACTCGAAAAGCCGCCATAAACCAAGCCACTCAATTACCAAACAAGCTTAAATTTGATGTCTTGGTTCAGGGCCCAATGATTACCTTCCCGGTTGGCAATACTGGGTTAGACAAGGTTGTTGCTAATTTAGGTGAAATATACGCACACAATGAATATCAAGGAGATTTGAATGTGATTTCAGTTGGTATAAGAAACGTTCAGCTCTTATCAGACTTCCAGGCACACGAGGTGAAGCAAAACTTGAAAGTAATCGATGATTTGGATGTTTCgtttgatatcaattgGTCTGAAAACTATACTAAGGACACACCAACGTTTGAAATTACTGGAAAAATGCCAGAGTTGGATGTGCACTTGACAGAATTACAAGTGAAGCTATTGACAGATATTTCAAACTCAGTTGCCACAGCATTCAATATGGACGGCGAGTCTTCCGGAATggaggaaattgaagaagaagcagcTTTTGCAAATGAAGTATTGAAGCACAACACAAAGGCTATACAAGGAGACAAAGATACATCAGACAAAAAGAAGCCAGAGGAGACTTCATTGGTTCCGGAAATCCCATCTGATCATGTGATGGCAAAGGTTACATTTGAAGTTCCACGTATTTCATTGTCCCTTTATAACAATACTGCTGATTTAAGTGATATAAAACAGGCACAGTTGTCCAGTTTTTCACTCAATGAAGTAAAGATAAACTTCAATTCGAAACAGGATACACTGTTCAGGGCCAACTTAGCCATCAAATCCTTTGTCGTTGAAGACACCAGACAGCATACCGAGAGCAAGTTTCCGGTTATCATACCAGCTGCTGACGACGTGGAAAATCAATTCCTGTTGCAAGTATCTTCAGATATTGTAGCAGAAAGCAAGAGTCTAGCATTAATATTGACAGTGGAGAAACCGAAAGCAATTTTGGCACTTGACTATTTGTTCGACTTACAAGCATTCTTTGATATTGCCATTCCATCCACCGAAAAACCTTCTGTCGATAAAAACCAACCACGAAAATCTGTAACACTGATTCCTGAGGTAAAGAATACTACCCAAAATGTTCAAACACACTTTGGATTTTCAGTTAACATTATTAAGCCATCGATTTTCCTTTTAGCTGATGATACCAAAGCTGATACCGAAGCGATAGCTTTCAAAGTTGAGCAGATTTCAATCTCCAAGCAGAACATTATATCATTGGCAACTAGCAAGGTTGGGTTGTATTTGACTCGAATGGATAATCCAAAGAACTCCAGGTACAGgatcattgatgatttctcCATTTCTTTTGCATATGATGATAGAAGATCTTCTCCAGGGAATTATTTGGATAGTGTTGAAGCTTCTATAGATCCTTTGGTGATTAGAGTATCAGTCAGGGATGTTAGATTAGGATTGGCAATTCTTCAACGTGTGAACGACTTGTATGCAAAACATCAAGATACATTGAATGCAAGGAACGCTGACAACAAGCTGATATCGAATAGcattgaagatgaatcattatcaacaagTGCCTCCCAGCAGTTAGTGAAGGGTGAATCCGATCAAATAACTGGAAGCGAAATTGTGAAAGGTGAGGAATTGACTGCAAGCTTTGGTGGGTTGAGATTTGTATTGATCGGGGATGTTTCGGAATTGCCCGTGTTAGATATGAATGTGAATCCATTTGAGGTTAGGGCAATTAACTGGTCGACTGATTTAAGTGCAGAGATACATTTAGAGACCTTtgtcaacatcttcaactaTTCCAAATCTGCTTGGGAACCTTTGATAGAAACTTGGCCTATTGCTATTTATGCCTCAAAAACTCAAGATCCAAATTCGAAGTTATTTCTTGAATGTGTATCGAGAGAGGTGGCCCAAGTTACTGTCACGTCTAGATCAGTGGCTTTATTATCCCAGGTGCAGTACCTTTTGAGTagtgatgaaaaattgaaaccaagaGGCGAAGACTATCCATTCTTGATAGTTAATGATACTGGCTTAGATTTGACTGTATGGACCAATGGAAATAAAGCAGAGACCGAGACAAAGGTGAAGTATGGTGAGTCAAAACCCTGGGCTTTTGAGGATTGGAGAAAGATCCGTGAAAATTTAGATGTCAACACAGCAAACACGTTGGACGTTGCTTTTGACAATGGCGAGTATGAAGATCTTGAACATTTGTCAGCTGCTAAAGAGGGGGAGGATTTGCATGTTTTGTATCCTGCAGTTGAAGGTGTACATAATAGACTTTCTGTTTTGATAAGCTTGCGTGAAGATAATGTCAAGGTTATCACTCTTAGATCGACAATTGTTCTCGAAAATGACTCAGAAGTACCAATTACCGTCGAAatacttgatgaagagCGGGcagaaattcaaattgaatcaaagaGTGCTCTTTCTGTCCCTATCAATCTTGCATACAGTGGAAAGTTCAGAGTCAAGCCTAAGCTACACACGTCGTATGATTGGTCAGAAGGGGAGATTTATTGGAAAGATGCTATGGAGAGTGAGCTTTCGTTAAGATGTCCAGCTATGACAAGAGGCGACACAtctgttttcaattttcaagCAAAGGCCGTTTTTGACAGAAACGAACCATTGGCACAAGTATATCCTCATATGAAGTTTGTGATCTCAGCACCGCttgagattgaaaacttgttgCCTTACGATTTTGATTATCGATTGTATGATAAAAACTCGAGACGTGAATGGACAGGAAGTGTAAAAAAGGGCGTCAAGAGTTATGTCCACGTCGTCAgcttgaaaaatttgttgctTCTCAGTATTCAGCCCCGAAATTGTAACTATAGCAAGTCGGAGTTTGCTGTCATCAATGGAGGTTCGCGCAGTGATTTCCGAAGAGAAAACACGTTAAAACTAAAAGGTGAAGACATTTTAAGGTTGAATATATTTTACCCACGAAAGCAAGCTGATAGCACAAGTTTGAAGGTTGTTATCTATAGTCCTTATGTGATCTTAAATAgatccaatttgaacaTAATTGCcaatgaaaagaataatcaatttgtgtCGTTGGCAAAGACTTCTAGTTCAGAACAAATTTATCCAACAatgttttctttcttcaagCTTGACGATCGAAAGAATAGAgcaattatcaaaacagAAGAAACAGTTTGGTCACGTCCGATGAGTTTTGATGCTATTGGCCAAGCCAGCGAGTTGAGGTTACAGCTCTTGGGCaagcaaaaagaaattaatttAGGTGTAACCATCCTGGAAGGTGAAGGTATCTACAACTTAACTAAAACAATCACTATCACACCGAGGTATGTTGTGATCAACAAGCTTCTGGAAAGTATCAGTTTAGCAGAAGAAGGATCCATTAAGGAGATTAATACAATGCCAGATGCTTTGCTACCCCTCTATGGCTTGCGTTGCGTGGACAAAAAGAACTTGATAATGAAGTTGGGACAAACTTCTAGATGGTCGCAACCATTCTGCATTGACAATGTTGGTCAGTTGTACATCAAGGTACAAAAGAGTAACGTAGGACAAGTGTTGGTCAAAGTAACTATGTTACTTGAAGATGCAACTATGTTTGTACATATCGAAAATGCCAACAACCAATGGCCGTATTCGATCAAGAACTACACCAATGAAGAATTCTACATATACCAAACTAATCCTAATATAAACGCGGACGGGGAGATAGTGAAACGAGACACAGTTTATAAACCCATATACTACCGCGTTCCTCCAAAAAGTGTCATGCCATATGCATATGATTATCCCAATGGTCTCGTTAAGGAAATCATTGTGAGATCACACGGTCGTGAAAGAGGAGTTAATTTAGCTGAAATCGGTAACCTTCGTCCATTCAGATTACCATCAACGGATTCCCAGTCGCagcaaattgttgatctCAACGTTGTTGCTGATGGTCCTACTCAATGCTTGGTAATTACTGACTATGATCCTTCACAAAGCTTATATCAAATAAAGAATGAAACCGCGTCTAGCTCCTCATTGCCATCTaatcaagatcaatttgttgaagcagATATTGAGGACAATTATCATACCAAGGTGGTGACAAATTTCGATGGTCTTGGAATTTCGTTGATCAATACAAGGGACCAAGAGCTTTGCTATGTCACTTTGAGAGGTATCGAATTCAGATACAACGAGTCAAACTTGTACCAAAACTTTAGTGCTAAACTCAAGTGggttcaaattgataatcaaCTTTATGGTGGCATTTTCCCAATTATACTTTATCCATCAGTCATACCAAAAACAGGaaaggaattgaatgaaCATCCTGCACTTTCAGCATCAATCTGTCGAGTTAAAGACGATTCTCATGGGGTAGTGTTTATCAAGTACGCAACCACGCTTATGCAAGAGTTGAATTTCGAACTCGATGAAGATTTCTTGTTTGCAATGCTTGACTTTGTTAAGTTCCCAGGAGCTTCATGGAACAAAGAGCAGGTAAATAGACTCTGTGATGATAATTTGGATATTCCTGAACCCCTGAAACTAAGCAACAGCAGTGATATTTATTTTGAAGCTTTGCATTTGCAACCTATTCAAGCAAACATATCGTTTGTGAGAACGGAAAGACTCAATGCCGAGGACAAGACCAACAGTCAGAATACAGTGATGTTCTTCTTGAATATACTCACAATGgcaattggaaatattAATGACGCACCAATCAAGTTGAATGctttgtttattgaaaatattagAGCGCCAACACCAATATTGGTTGAGTCGATCAAGACCCATTATAGTCAAGCATTTTTCTATCAACTTTACAATATTGTGGGATCGGCTGACTTTTTAGGTAATCCAGTTGGATTGTTCAACCTTCTTTCTTCAGGTGTGATGGATATATTTTATGAACCTTACCAAGGTTACGTTTTAACCGATAGTCCTCAGGAGCTTGGTATAGGGTTGGCAAAGGGAGGCCTCAGTTTCATGAAAAAATCAGTGTTTGGATTTTCGGATTCTATAGCTAAAGTTACCGGATCCATTGCTAAAGGGTTGACAGTGGCAACCATGGATTCCAAGTTTCAAGAACGCCGTCGTTTGCAAACGCGTAGGAACAGAGCCAATCATGCTGTATATGGTTTCACTACTGGGGCAAATTCGTTTATTGAGGCGGTGTCATCAGGAATTGGCGGTATTGCTGCTGCACCATTGGAAGGTGCAGACGAGGATGGCGCGGCTGGGTTCTTTAAAGGTATCGGTAAAGGTATAATTGGCTTACCAACAAAGACTGCCATTGGTTTCTTCGATTTGGCGTCTAATGTTAGTGAGGGCATCAGAAACACAACAACTGTTTTTGATGGCGAGAAGCTTGATAGAATTAGGTTGCCTAGATACATCAATCCCGACGAGGTGGTTAAACCATACAATGAAAGAGAAGCCCAAGGTCAATTTTGGATGCACGGTATCGATGGTGGGATTTGCTGGAACCACACTTATTTGGCTCATTTATTACTTCCCGGAGACGAAATGGCAGTGTTGGTGACATTGAAAGATATCATTTTGTTTGACATCAAAACACTCCAGTCGAGATGGGTTGTaagatttgatcaagttaAATCTATTTCAGTGGAATCTACTGGATTGACcattgaattgaagaatAGAAAAGGTCCATTTATTCCAATTCCGGATCGAAAGAATAGAACCTATTtgtatcaaaaaattggaattgcAGTGAAGGAGTACAATAAGTTTTGCCGAGTCACGTTATAG
- a CDS encoding Fmt1 methionyl-tRNA transformylase yields MKLLHSFPRVFQRLIHNKYDPLNIAFFGSGNFSVASLNKILELKDRCPEKVSSVKVITRSIKPSGRYMKTLSELPVSEFAMNHDIPILRADSSNEILELIGGNNFNLTIAVSYGKLIPAAFLNSCTYGGLNVHPSLLPKYSGSSPIQYALLNDDKTTGVTVQTLHPTKFDHGKIIAQSYEMEIKDGDNFDSLSDKLAQEGGDLLSEVINKGLFLNTSLPNNNERSIAPKIDKSRSQALWHDYSARQVKRLYDALGPIYTFLNTRTKKKGRFVEEKKRVILSSVTELSDQQDKLQLLYPGDFAVIKDGLCIKCKKGFVLVQKIKLQTRGDESPEKFIGSYHKTVGDMPQHFLD; encoded by the coding sequence ATGAAATTATTACACTCGTTTCCAAGAGTATTCCAAAGATTGATACATAACAAATATGACCCATTGAATATCGCCTTTTTTGGAAGTGGCAATTTCAGCGTTGCTAGTCTAAAtaaaattcttgaattgaAGGATCGATGTCCTGAGAAAGTATCTAGTGTTAAAGTCATAACGAGAAGTATAAAACCTAGTGGAAGATATATGAAGACACTTTCTGAACTTCCGGTTAGTGAATTTGCAATGAATCATGATATACCAATCTTACGGGctgattcatcaaatgaaattcttgaattAATAGGGGgtaacaatttcaacttgacTATAGCTGTTTCTTATGGAAAGTTGATCCCCGCTGCATTTTTAAACAGTTGCACATATGGAGGACTAAACGTTCATCCTTCGCTACTACCAAAGTATTCAGGCTCATCTCCTATACAATATGCCTTGCttaatgatgataaaacGACTGGAGTTACGGTACAAACTCTACACCCCACGAAATTCGACCATGGAAAGATAATAGCTCAATCTTATGAAATGGAGATAAAAGACGGTGACAACTTTGATAGCCTATCCGACAAACTAGCTCAAGAAGGAGGTGATCTTTTACTGGAAGTCATTAATAAAGGACTCTTCCTAAACACAAGTTTACCAAATAACAACGAAAGATCCATAGCCccaaaaattgataaatctAGAAGCCAAGCACTATGGCACGATTACTCTGCTAGACAGGTTAAAAGACTATATGATGCTTTAGGGCCAATTTATACATTTCTTAACACACggacaaagaaaaaaggtCGCTTTGtagaggaaaagaaaagggtTATATTAAGTTCAGTGACTGAGTTAAGTGATCAGCAAGATAAATTGCAATTACTATATCCAGGAGATTTCGCTGTAATAAAAGATGGTTTATGCATCAAGTGCAAAAAGGGGTTCGTTCTTGTGCAGAAGAtcaaattacaaacaaGAGGCGATGAATCTCCTGAAAAATTCATTGGTTCGTACCACAAGACAGTGGGTGACATGCCACAGCATTTTCTAGACTAA
- a CDS encoding Cmd1 calmodulin encodes MAEKLSEQQIAEFKEAFSLFDKDSDGKITTKELGTVMRSLGQNPSESELTDMVNEVDVNSDGSIDFPEFLTMMARKMRDTDSEAEIAEAFKVFDRNGDGKISAAELRHVLTSIGEKLSDADVDQMIKEADTNNDGEIDIQEFTQLLAAK; translated from the exons ATG GCTGAAAAATTATCAGAACAACAAATTGCTGAATTTAAAGAAGCTTTCTCATTGTTTGACAAGGATAGCGATGGCAAAATAACCACCAAAGAGTTAGGTACAGTTATGAGATCCTTGGGACAAAACCCATCGGAAAGTGAATTGACAGATATGGTCAATGAAGTCGATGTCAATTCAGatggatcaattgatttccCAGAGTTTTTAACTATGATGGCTAGAAAGATGAGAGACACTGATTCTGAAGCTGAGATTGCTGAAGCTTTCAAAGTGTTTGACAGAAATGGGGATGGAAAGATAAGTGCTGCTGAATTGAGACATGTGCTTACGTCcattggtgaaaaattgtcTGATGCAGATGTCGATCAAATGATTAAGGAAGCTGATACCAACAACGAtggtgaaattgatattCAAGAGTTTACTCAATTGTTGGCCGCTAAGTAA